A segment of the Prochlorococcus marinus str. MIT 9215 genome:
TTTAGAAGTTTATAAACAATCTAGAAATCAGATTGAGGACAAATGTAAAGGATTGAGTCATCAAGAGCAATTCAACAGAAAAACTTCTGAGCAAATTATAAGTTCTAATTCAGCCAGAGTTCAAGAAGCATTACGAGTCATAGAAGAATTCTCAAGGCTGCAGAATCATGAACTTTCAAAAATCGCTTCTGAAATTAGATATGAAATTTATACTATTGAAATTGACTTATTGAGTTATAGCAAGTTTAAGAAGTCGGAGGAAATATTAAAAGAAAATGACTTATATGTAATAACAGATCAAAAAGACAATTTATTAGAAATAATAGAAGAGATCTTAATAGCTGGAGTAAAAATTATTCAACATAGATTTAAAACGGGAACTGATCAAGATAATCTTCAAGAAGCAATTCAGATTAAAAATCTATGTAAAAGATATAATTCTTTATTTATCGTTAACGATAGAATTGATATAGCTCTGGCATCTAACGCTGATGGAATTCATCTTGGTCAAGACGATTTAGATTTAAAAACCGCAAGAAGACTATTAGGATATTCAAAAATTGTCGGTATAAGTGCAAATAATACAATTGATATTTCAAATGCTCTTAAGGAGGGTTGTGATTACTTAGGAATAGGGCCAGTATTTGAAACTACAACAAAAAAGAATAAAATACCTTTAGGTATTGAAAATATCAAATTATTAACGAAGGATTTAAATATTCCTTGGTTTGCTATTGGAGGAATCAAGTCAAATAATATTTCATATTTAAAAAGAAATGGGTTTAAAAAAGTTGCCTTAGTTTCAGAATTAATGAATTCTGAAGATCCTAAAGAAGACGCTATGATGATTCTAAAAAAGTTATCTCATGAAAATTAGGGTAAATGGAGAAGAAAAAAAAATAGAACTTGATCAAAAAAATGCTCTACTATCTACTGCTCTTCACCATATGGGATATAAACCAAACACAATTGTAGTGGAGTTAAATAATTTAATTATAAATTCAATAAAATGGGAAAAAGTGAAGCTTAAAGATGGTGATAATCTAGAAATTGTTTCAATAGTTGGTGGTGGATAAAAGAAAAATATTTAATATATTAAAAATCTTCATATTTTTTTAAGTTTAGGCTTGAAACAATAGCCAAATTTCTCCTTTTTTCGTTTTATATTTTTAATACTTAAATTTAACAATGAAAGAAAAAATTGATAGCAACTCAAGGTCGCTAAAATGGGAGCAAAATGGGGAACTAGCACATAAAGATCTCTCCGAGCTGATTGAAAGATTAAAAAATGTAGAAAGTGAACATACCTCATCTGAGCTCTCTAGATTAGGTACAAAATCAAACATAAAAGATTAAATTTGTTACTTAGATCTTGTTTTTATAAAAATTTGTACCAAATTAAAAATACTGAATATAAAAATAAATGCCAAAAAGATTTCCAGAGTGGGTAAATACAGAAGTCGTGATAAAAGCAATCAAAATGAGAGAAGAAGGAATGTTATCAAAACAACTAAATTTATGGATAGAAAACCTATTAGAAATAGATAAAAAGTAAATATTTAAGAAATACTTTTAATAATTCTGAGAGCCGCCATTGCTGCTCCGTAACCATTATCTATATTCATAACTGCAATGCCTGGAGAACAGCTTGACAACATACTATTTAAAGCAGTTTCTCCATCCTTGCTAACGCCGTATCCTACTGAGACAGGTACTGCAATTATCGGTTGAGCCAACAATCCGCCCACAACAGTTGCCAAAGCTCCTTCCATTCCAGCAAAAACTATTAATACATCATATTTATTAATTTCTTCTAACTGACTCATCAATCGATGAAGTCCCGCTACTCCAACATCTATAAAAGATTGACAATTCACTCCATAAATTTCGAGAGCTAATTGTGCTTCAAGTGTTACGGCCAAATCGCTTGAGCCGCCTGAAATTATGGCAACTTTTTTATTCGTAATTATTTTATTAAAATTTTTCCCAATTGTTAGGCAATTTGCTTCTTCATGGAATCGTGCATCATCATACAAATTTAAAAGATAATTAGCCTTTTCACTATTAATCCTAGTAATGAAAACAACCTCATTTTTACTTAATACATTTCTACATAATCTTTCTAATTGGTCGATACTCTTATCTTGCCCCCAAATAGCCTCGATGAGTCCAAGCCTATCTCTTCTTTGAAAATCAAACTTGATATCAAAATTCATCTTTGTTTATCTAATTCTCCCTCATAAATCAATTTAAAAGGATTATCGCCTACATTTAGAGCAGCTTTAACATTATCTTCAAATTTTTGTTGAACTAAATTTACTTCTGACATTGGTATGTTTTTCCATAATTTTTTATTTTTCCAATTTACCAATATTAAAGCTTCTTCTTTTTCTTTATCCCAAAATAATTGTCTCCCCAAAAAACCATCTTGAGAAGATAGCCATGGCTCCCATATTTCTTTTTCAGCATTCAACCATGCTGCTTTTATATCGGCAGGTACTTTAAGTCTTAATTCCTCTATGACCATTTCACCTTGATAAATATCCATAGAAAGAGCTTTTAAATTAGAAATATCAGATTGAAATATTAAAATTATTGAGCAAATTAATACTAAACAAAATTTTTGCAAATGTTTTTTAAAATTTAAATTTAATTTCATTTTTTCTCAAGTAGCACTACTGAATGGCAACTTATACCCTCTTCTCTCCCTTCAGGACCCAATTTTTCATTCGTAGTTGCTTTTATTCCAATAAAACTATCATCTATTTTTAAAGTTTTAGAAAGATTTCTTTTCATTATTTCAACGTATGGTTTAATCTTTGGTCTTTCAGCAACAATTACACTATCAATATTATTTATTTCCCAACCTTGCTTTCTAACTAAATCAATAACTTTCGATAACAAAATTAGACTATCTACATCTTTCCATTTTTCATCTGAGGGAGGAAAATATTTTCCTATATCTCCTAGAGACAATGCTCCCAATAAGGCATCCATTATTGAATGGCTTAATACATCTGCATCACTATGACCATCTAATCCCAAATTATCAGGATGGTTTAATTTTACTCCACCTATGATGAGTTTTCTCCCAATTTCTAGTCTATGAATATCATATCCATTACCAATGCGAAACTTTGGAGATTTACTAGTCATATCAAAAGATATGGAACATCATTAAAACACCCTAACTAATCTGTAATTCCAAATGGATATTTTACTTAACATTGTAATGATACTTTTTACTCATTAGTTATTACTATATCAATAAGAATGTATATAGAAATTAAAAGATGACTTCAAATTATTAACTAAATTATATTTCTGAAGAAAACTATATCTTTAAAAAATTTTTTTTTTCTTTTTACTTTAATTTTATATTTTATTTTGTTATATTGTTATAAAAAATCTTGAAGTTCACAGTCATAAGTCATGCATGTTTATATATTGAGTTTTTAAATACACGACTTCTAATAGATCCTTGGTTTATTGGTTCGTGTTATTGGAGAAGTTGGTGGAATTATCCTGAGCCCAATATTGATTTAATTTCATCTTTAAAACCTACCCACATCTATATAACTCATCTCCATTGGGATCATTATCATGGAGCAAGTTTAAGAAAAGTTCAAAAATATCAGCCAGAAATAATTTTACCTAAACACTTTAATAAAAGAATGTTAGGTGACTTCATCAAAGATTTTAGATTTAAAAAAATAACTGAAATTGATCACGGCAAAACTTATAATATTGGTAAGGATTTTAATATCACAAGCTATCAATTTAACCCTATCATTATTGATTCATCTCTTGTTATAGAAGCTAATAATGTTTGTTTATTAAATGCAAATGATGCTAAGGTTTTTGGTCTAAGTCTCAAACAAATTGTATCTAGTCACAAACAATTTGATTTTGTTTTCAGAAGTCATTCAAGTGCTGGTCCCATTCCCCATTGTGTAAGAGGAGCAGATCCTAATAAAAGTGATAGATCCCCAACTGATTACTGTAATGATTTTATTAATTTTGGGAAAGCTACCCAAGGTAAATATATAATCCCATTTGCTAGCTCCCATATTTACTTACATCCAAAAACAAAAAAATATAATTCTTACTACAGTAACCCTCAAATGGTTAAGGAAATTTTTGATGAGCAAAATAATTCGTATCAGAATTGTGTATTGATGTCCTCAGGTAGCATGTGGTCTAAAGAATCAGGATTTAAAACAATTAATCATGATTACTCGCATATAAAAACACATATTAATGAAGCAACCAAAAAAAATAAAGAAAAAATAGAGGAATCTCTGAAAAGAAATGAAAGATCGTTTTTGAAAGAAAGATATTTTTACGCATATTTTAGAAAATTTATAAAATCTACTTTCTTTCCTTTCAATCTTCCTTTTAAATTCGCTTTTTTGATTGAAGAGATCCCAACTAATACAATTTTTCTATGCATCATTGATGGTAAAAAGAAAAATACTGACATATTAAAAATAAAAAATGAGTCTGAGATTTTTCAAAATCATTTAAGTTTCGTTATAAAAACTTCAACGCAAATATTTAATGACTGTAATAAAAAAATCATGCACAATACTTTTGCTGCATCCAAATTATTAGAAATAATTTTAATTAGTTCAAATTCAAATAAAAATTTAAATAAATATCTAGCGTTAATTGATTTTTATGAGAATGATTGCCTACCTATAACAAAATTATTTTCAATTAGGAACACTTTAATTATTCTGAGAAGATGGAGAGAGTTTTTTGATGTTTTTTACTACCTTTATTTAATGAAGATAAGACGAAAAAAAATATCAGACTTATGGTAAAGATTATTGAGATTTTTTAAATATAAAAAGTTATGATTCTTATTCCTCAAGGTAAAACTATTTATAAAAAACCTTCATAATTTCAAATAAATTAAATTTAAAAATCAAAAATAATATGTAACTAATTTGTAACCTTTAATTACATTTCTATTTGGTTGCACTTGGTCTGAAACACACATGTAACTCAACCTTGAACAAAAAAACTTTGATATATTTAACAATCAGGATAGATATCGTATTCATTAGCAATTCTGAATTTTGAAGTAAAATCGTTCATTTTTTAAGTTTTTTAATAGTCTTTAAAAGTCTATGATTAGAATTTGTTTTCTAATAAATTTTTTACAAGATTGAATGGAGAACTACTACTAATGGCTTAATGTTTTACTTAACAAAAAGAAAATATATATAAGTAATCTTAAATATCATAATTACAAAGATACCCATTTCTTAATCTGTAAAACCTTCA
Coding sequences within it:
- a CDS encoding thiamine phosphate synthase, which codes for MLNSNPKDAEDLRIYQIIDANLDRAREGLRVLEDWARFGLGKEKYVEKIKNFRQILGKNHLEVYKQSRNQIEDKCKGLSHQEQFNRKTSEQIISSNSARVQEALRVIEEFSRLQNHELSKIASEIRYEIYTIEIDLLSYSKFKKSEEILKENDLYVITDQKDNLLEIIEEILIAGVKIIQHRFKTGTDQDNLQEAIQIKNLCKRYNSLFIVNDRIDIALASNADGIHLGQDDLDLKTARRLLGYSKIVGISANNTIDISNALKEGCDYLGIGPVFETTTKKNKIPLGIENIKLLTKDLNIPWFAIGGIKSNNISYLKRNGFKKVALVSELMNSEDPKEDAMMILKKLSHEN
- the thiS gene encoding sulfur carrier protein ThiS, which codes for MKIRVNGEEKKIELDQKNALLSTALHHMGYKPNTIVVELNNLIINSIKWEKVKLKDGDNLEIVSIVGGG
- the larB gene encoding nickel pincer cofactor biosynthesis protein LarB; translation: MNFDIKFDFQRRDRLGLIEAIWGQDKSIDQLERLCRNVLSKNEVVFITRINSEKANYLLNLYDDARFHEEANCLTIGKNFNKIITNKKVAIISGGSSDLAVTLEAQLALEIYGVNCQSFIDVGVAGLHRLMSQLEEINKYDVLIVFAGMEGALATVVGGLLAQPIIAVPVSVGYGVSKDGETALNSMLSSCSPGIAVMNIDNGYGAAMAALRIIKSIS
- a CDS encoding TIGR03792 family protein; this translates as MKLNLNFKKHLQKFCLVLICSIILIFQSDISNLKALSMDIYQGEMVIEELRLKVPADIKAAWLNAEKEIWEPWLSSQDGFLGRQLFWDKEKEEALILVNWKNKKLWKNIPMSEVNLVQQKFEDNVKAALNVGDNPFKLIYEGELDKQR
- the ispF gene encoding 2-C-methyl-D-erythritol 2,4-cyclodiphosphate synthase → MTSKSPKFRIGNGYDIHRLEIGRKLIIGGVKLNHPDNLGLDGHSDADVLSHSIMDALLGALSLGDIGKYFPPSDEKWKDVDSLILLSKVIDLVRKQGWEINNIDSVIVAERPKIKPYVEIMKRNLSKTLKIDDSFIGIKATTNEKLGPEGREEGISCHSVVLLEKK
- a CDS encoding MBL fold metallo-hydrolase translates to MKFTVISHACLYIEFLNTRLLIDPWFIGSCYWRSWWNYPEPNIDLISSLKPTHIYITHLHWDHYHGASLRKVQKYQPEIILPKHFNKRMLGDFIKDFRFKKITEIDHGKTYNIGKDFNITSYQFNPIIIDSSLVIEANNVCLLNANDAKVFGLSLKQIVSSHKQFDFVFRSHSSAGPIPHCVRGADPNKSDRSPTDYCNDFINFGKATQGKYIIPFASSHIYLHPKTKKYNSYYSNPQMVKEIFDEQNNSYQNCVLMSSGSMWSKESGFKTINHDYSHIKTHINEATKKNKEKIEESLKRNERSFLKERYFYAYFRKFIKSTFFPFNLPFKFAFLIEEIPTNTIFLCIIDGKKKNTDILKIKNESEIFQNHLSFVIKTSTQIFNDCNKKIMHNTFAASKLLEIILISSNSNKNLNKYLALIDFYENDCLPITKLFSIRNTLIILRRWREFFDVFYYLYLMKIRRKKISDLW